A stretch of Aedes aegypti strain LVP_AGWG chromosome 2, AaegL5.0 Primary Assembly, whole genome shotgun sequence DNA encodes these proteins:
- the LOC110675718 gene encoding collagen alpha-1(IX) chain-like, translated as MRIRLFLLIQLNVAVVLAQDIFGFGDYDEGPCGRWKPGDVDLRSFDLIREFHLDQMESSSHHVYRIEGTNVLQTAYRLENEANLTMRTVEAFPLGLPHQFSLECTYRTESEPVSAWHLFEVTNEHHESQLAVTMNPGRQTLEIGLPGLEGDLQVVEYHHSALFDQRWHKIMLGVTNDFLNLWVDCQPVRDVEGNLNAPLEARGRFDTNNGYVSMSRYAETSVMEPESPIVDLQWMVMNCDPTRPARGNCDELPLYDVAHLGGRLPHGEEPKADCNAVCPPGYNGTDGAPGRPGAPGAPGSKGEPGVNGRRGPPGPRGLEGPPGVSVQGEKGEMGQKGEPGMASVGGGVAVIGPPGLPGPQGPPGAGIKGQKGEQGEIGPPGLRGESIRGLPGVPGFPGPEGPPGIGMRGEKGERGETGLPGRTGASSPGIPGIKGEKGEPGDVTAAIGIRGEKGDKGDSGARGPTGIQGLPGLPGVMGPPGLPGAPAVENSYATGNLGVTIPGPRGAPGVPGAPGPPGPPGPPGPVSEGSSSSGGRYFENFMSYGHRGPVGYTGLPGERGAGGDRGPEGGVGLPGIPGQDGAPGVQGSPGIPGQPGAQGLPGLPGRSYTESEVRDICAAVLRDHLAELTEGLMGPPGPPGMSKTGKPGLPGKPGPKGDRGYPGPPGDRGYPGESGNPGLPGQPGERGEPGMEGRPGHDGFGRDGPPGPIGPPGPPGREVQGSPGRQGERGETGKPGVPGLRGAQGVPGVCPNDCYFAAAAAAQNLRANQQQTKGPVY; from the exons AATAAGGCTGTTCCTTCTAATACAGCTAAACGTAGCTGTGGTTCTAGCGC AGGACATCTTCGGCTTTGGCGACTATGACGAAGGACCGTGCGGCCGTTGGAAACCCGGGGACGTTGATCTACGTTCGTTTGACCTTATCCGTGAGTTCCATCTGGATCAGATGGAATCCAGCAGTCACCACGTGTACAGAATCGAAGGCACCAATGTGCTTCAAACGGCGTACCGGCTAGAAAACGAAGCCAACCTTACCATGAGAACGGTGGAAGCATTCCCTTTGGGACTTCCCCATCAGTTCTCGCTGGAATGTACCTACAGGACGGAAAGTGAACCGGTGTCGGCGTGGCATTTGTTCGAGGTTACGAATGAGCACCACGAAAGCCAACTCGCGGTGACGATGAATCCGGGGCGACAGACGTTGGAGATTGGACTGCCTGGATTGGAGGGAGATCTGCAGGTTGTGGAGTACCATCATTCAGCG CTATTCGACCAACGCTGGCACAAAATCATGCTGGGCGTGACCAATGACTTCCTCAACCTGTGGGTTGACTGTCAACCGGTACGGGATGTGGAAGGTAACCTGAATGCTCCTTTGGAAGCACGAGGCCGCTTCGATACCAACAATGGATACGTTTCGATGTCTCGATACGCGGAAACGTCAGTTATGGAACCGGAATCGCCGATCGTAGATCTGCAGTGGATGGTGATGAACTGTGATCCAACGCGTCCTGCTCGTGGAAACTGCGACGAGTTACCGCTGTATGATGTGGCACATTTGGGTGGTCGATTGCCTCATGGAGAGGAACCCAAGGCCGATTGCAATGCAGTTTGCCCTCCAGGATACAATGGGACAGAT GGAGCTCCAGGTCGTCCCGGTGCTCCAGGTGCACCAGGAAGTAAGGGAGAACCTGGTGTCAATGGAAGACGGGGTCCACCTGGACCTCGAGGACTGGAAGGTCCACCAGGAGTTTCCGTTCAAGGCGAGAAAGGAGAAATGGGTCAAAAGGGTGAACCTGGAATGGCATCTGTTGGAGGTGGTGTTGCCGTGATCGGACCGCCAGGACTTCCTGGTCCTCAAGGTCCACCTGGAGCTGGTATCAAAGGACAAAAG GGAGAACAAGGTGAGATAGGACCACCGGGACTAAGAGGTGAATCAATCCGAGGTCTGCCTGGTGTTCCTGGATTCCCTGGACCTGAGGGACCCCCCGGCATTGGTATGAGAGGAGAAAAG GGAGAACGTGGCGAGACCGGATTACCTGGTCGAACAGGAGCTTCCTCACCAGGAATTCCAGGAATAAAGGGAGAAAAAGGAGAGCCG GGAGATGTGACTGCCGCTATCGGTATTCGTGGAGAAAAGGGTGACAAGGGAGATAGTGGAGCAAGAGGTCCAACAGGTATCCAAGGTTTACCAGGTTTGCCTGGTGTAATGGGACCACCTGGTCTACCGGGTGCACCAGCAGTTGAAAATAGTTATGCCACAGGAAATCTAGGAGTAACTATTCCTGGACCACGTGGAGCACCGGGAGTACCAGGGGCTCCAGGACCACCAGGTCCTCCAGGTCCACCGGGACCCGTAAGTGAAGGGTCTTCATCTAGTGGTGGTAGGTATTTCGAAAACTTCATGTCATACGGCCATAGGGGTCCAGTGGGCTACACGGGACTTCCTGGAGAGCGAGGAGCCGGCGGTGATCGAGGTCCAGAAGGTGGAGTTGGACTACCTGGTATTCCTGGACAGGATGGTGCCCCGGGTGTTCAAGGATCTCCTGGTATTCCCGGTCAACCAGGAGCACAAGGTCTTCCCGGATTACCAGGGAGGAGTTATACAGAGTCTGAAGTACGCGATATTTGTGCAGCAGTATTGAGAGATCACCTTGCGGAACTGACTGAAGGTTTGATGGGACCTCCTGGACCACCAGGAATGTCTAAGACTGGAAAACCAGGCTTACCTGGTAAACCTGGACCAAAGGGTGATAGAGGCTACCCAGGTCCTCCTG GTGACCGTGGTTATCCTGGAGAGTCCGGTAATCCTGGACTACCCGGGCAGCCTGGCGAACGTGGAGAACCAGGAATGGAAGGAAGGCCAGGTCACGACGGTTTCGGAAGAGATGGTCCTCCAGGGCCTATAGGCCCACCTGGTCCACCGGGACGAGAGGTTCAAGGATCACCTGGTCGACAAGGAGAGAGGggagaaactggaaagccaggTGTACCCGGTCTTCGAGGGGCTCAGGGTGTTCCGGGCGTATGCCCTAATGATTGCTATTTTGCTGCCGCAGCTGCTGCACAAAACTTGCGTGCCAATCAACAACAGACCAAAGGACCGGTATACTAA
- the LOC23687817 gene encoding cuticle protein 16.5, whose amino-acid sequence MSAKFVICLALCALSTVSAGVLPLAAAPLAATGVVAPYATSYNAHTINHAIAAPYVAAAAPYVAAPAAKLLAAPAPLAYSAYGAALPAFSPYTALPASYVL is encoded by the exons ATGTCTGCCAAATTTGTG ATCTGCCTGGCCCTCTGCGCCCTGAGCACCGTTTCGGCTGGAGTTCTGCCCCTGGCTGCAGCCCCACTTGCGGCAACTGGAGTCGTAGCCCCATATGCGACCTCGTACAACGCACACACCATCAACCATGCCATTGCTGCTCCTTATGTCGCCGCTGCCGCCCCCTATGTTGCTGCCCCAGCTGCCAAGCTCCTGGCTGCCCCAGCCCCGCTTGCCTACTCCGCCTATGGTGCAGCTCTGCCAGCCTTCAGCCCGTACACCGCTCTGCCAGCTAGCTATGTGCTGTAA
- the LOC110675114 gene encoding collagen alpha-1(IX) chain-like: MMSQMPTIRLFLLIQLNVAVVLAQDIFGFGDYDEGPCGRWKPGDVDLRSFDLIREFHLDQMESSSHHVYRIEGTNVLQTAYRLENEANLTMRTVEAFPLGLPHQFSLECTYRTESEPVSAWHLFEVTNEHHESQLAVTMNPGRQTLEIGLPGLEGDLQVVEYHHSALFDQRWHKIMLGVTNDFLNLWVDCQPVRDVEGNLNAPLEARGRFDTNNGYVSMSRYAETSVMEPESPIVDLQWMVMNCDPTRPARGNCDELPLYDVAHLGGRLPHGEEPKADCNAVCPPGYNGTDGAPGRPGAPGAPGSKGEPGVNGRRGPPGPRGLEGPPGVSVQGEKGEMGQKGEPGMASVGGGVAVIGPPGLPGPQGPPGAGIKGQKGEQGEIGPPGLRGESIRGLPGVPGFPGPEGPPGIGMRGEKGERGETGLPGRTGASSPGIPGIKGEKGEPGDVTAAIGIRGEKGDKGDSGARGPTGIQGLPGLPGVMGPPGLPGAPAVENSYATGNLGVTIPGPRGAPGVPGAPGPPGPPGPPGPVSEGSSSSGGRYFENFMSYGHRGPVGYTGLPGERGAGGDRGPEGGVGLPGIPGQDGAPGVQGSPGIPGQPGAQGLPGLPGRSYTESEVRDICAAVLRDHLAELTEGLMGPPGPPGMSKTGKPGLPGKPGPKGDRGYPGPPGDRGYPGESGNPGLPGQPGERGEPGMEGRPGHDGFGRDGPPGPIGPPGPPGREVQGSPGRQGERGETGKPGVPGLRGAQGVPGVCPNDCYFAAAAAAQNLRANQQQTKGPVY, translated from the exons ATGATGAGTCAAATGCCAAC AATAAGGCTGTTCCTTCTAATACAGCTAAACGTAGCTGTGGTTCTAGCGC AGGACATCTTCGGCTTTGGCGACTATGACGAAGGACCGTGCGGCCGTTGGAAACCCGGGGACGTTGATCTACGTTCGTTTGACCTTATCCGTGAGTTCCATCTGGATCAGATGGAATCCAGCAGTCACCACGTGTACAGAATCGAAGGCACCAATGTGCTTCAAACGGCGTACCGGCTAGAAAACGAAGCCAACCTTACCATGAGAACGGTGGAAGCATTCCCTTTGGGACTTCCCCATCAGTTCTCGCTGGAATGTACCTACAGGACGGAAAGTGAACCGGTGTCGGCGTGGCATTTGTTCGAGGTTACGAATGAGCACCACGAAAGCCAACTCGCGGTGACGATGAATCCGGGGCGACAGACGTTGGAGATTGGACTGCCTGGATTGGAGGGAGATCTGCAGGTTGTGGAGTACCATCATTCAGCG CTATTCGACCAACGCTGGCACAAAATCATGCTGGGCGTGACCAATGACTTCCTCAACCTGTGGGTTGACTGTCAACCGGTACGGGATGTGGAAGGTAACCTGAATGCTCCTTTGGAAGCACGAGGCCGCTTCGATACCAACAATGGATACGTTTCGATGTCTCGATACGCGGAAACGTCAGTTATGGAACCGGAATCGCCGATCGTAGATCTGCAGTGGATGGTGATGAACTGTGATCCAACGCGTCCTGCTCGTGGAAACTGCGACGAGTTACCGCTGTATGATGTGGCACATTTGGGTGGTCGATTGCCTCATGGAGAGGAACCCAAGGCCGATTGCAATGCAGTTTGCCCTCCAGGATACAATGGGACAGAT GGAGCTCCAGGTCGTCCCGGTGCTCCAGGTGCACCAGGAAGTAAGGGAGAACCTGGTGTCAATGGAAGACGGGGTCCACCTGGACCTCGAGGACTGGAAGGTCCACCAGGAGTTTCCGTTCAAGGCGAGAAAGGAGAAATGGGTCAAAAGGGTGAACCTGGAATGGCATCTGTTGGAGGTGGTGTTGCCGTGATCGGACCGCCAGGACTTCCTGGTCCTCAAGGTCCACCTGGAGCTGGTATCAAAGGACAAAAG GGAGAACAAGGTGAGATAGGACCACCGGGACTAAGAGGTGAATCAATCCGAGGTCTGCCTGGTGTTCCTGGATTCCCTGGACCTGAGGGACCCCCCGGCATTGGTATGAGAGGAGAAAAG GGAGAACGTGGCGAGACCGGATTACCTGGTCGAACAGGAGCTTCCTCACCAGGAATTCCAGGAATAAAGGGAGAAAAAGGAGAGCCG GGAGATGTGACTGCCGCTATCGGTATTCGTGGAGAAAAGGGTGACAAGGGAGATAGTGGAGCAAGAGGTCCAACAGGTATCCAAGGTTTACCAGGTTTGCCTGGTGTAATGGGACCACCTGGTCTACCGGGTGCACCAGCAGTTGAAAATAGTTATGCCACAGGAAATCTAGGAGTAACTATTCCTGGACCACGTGGAGCACCGGGAGTACCAGGGGCTCCAGGACCACCAGGTCCTCCAGGTCCACCGGGACCCGTAAGTGAAGGGTCTTCATCTAGTGGTGGTAGGTATTTCGAAAACTTCATGTCATACGGCCATAGGGGTCCAGTGGGCTACACGGGACTTCCTGGAGAGCGAGGAGCCGGCGGTGATCGAGGTCCAGAAGGTGGAGTTGGACTACCTGGTATTCCTGGACAGGATGGTGCCCCGGGTGTTCAAGGATCTCCTGGTATTCCCGGTCAACCAGGAGCACAAGGTCTTCCCGGATTACCAGGGAGGAGTTATACAGAGTCTGAAGTACGCGATATTTGTGCAGCAGTATTGAGAGATCACCTTGCGGAACTGACTGAAGGTTTGATGGGACCTCCTGGACCACCAGGAATGTCTAAGACTGGAAAACCAGGCTTACCTGGTAAACCTGGACCAAAGGGTGATAGAGGCTACCCAGGTCCTCCTG GTGACCGTGGTTATCCTGGAGAGTCCGGTAATCCTGGACTACCCGGGCAGCCTGGCGAACGTGGAGAACCAGGAATGGAAGGAAGGCCAGGTCACGACGGTTTCGGAAGAGATGGTCCTCCAGGGCCTATAGGCCCACCTGGTCCACCGGGACGAGAGGTTCAAGGATCACCTGGTCGACAAGGAGAGAGGggagaaactggaaagccaggTGTACCCGGTCTTCGAGGGGCTCAGGGTGTTCCGGGCGTATGCCCTAATGATTGCTATTTTGCTGCCGCAGCTGCTGCACAAAACTTGCGTGCCAATCAACAACAGACCAAAGGACCGGTATACTAA